From a single Carassius auratus strain Wakin chromosome 38, ASM336829v1, whole genome shotgun sequence genomic region:
- the fuom gene encoding fucose mutarotase isoform X1, producing MILHKLSCSVTCFEMVILKGIPSIITPELLYVLAQMGHGDELVLADANFPTSSICKCGPVEIRTDGVGIPELLKAILKLFPLDTYDDSAAVMDLVHSDKFKGLKVPVWDQYSDLLKQAGSDGNFRFVERFAFYERAKKSFAVVATGETALYGNLIIKKGVIPPGEQC from the exons ATGATTCTCCACAAACTTTCGTGTTCTGTCACTTGTTTCGAAATGGTTATACTAAAAGGAATCCCGTCCATAATTACGCCTGAATTATTGTATGTTTTGGCGCAAATGGGTCATGGAGATGAACTAG ttcttgcAGACGCAAATTTTCCAACATCATCTATTTGTAAATGTGGTCCAGTGGAGATAAGAACGGACG GTGTAGGTATACCAGAACTTCTGAAGGCAATTCTGAAGCTTTTTCCTCTTGATACCTATGATGATTCG GCAGCTGTCATGGATCTTGTGCACAGTGACAAATTTAAGGGTCTGAAAGTGCCGGTATGGGACCAGTACTCTGACCTCCTGAAACAAGCAGGATCAGAT ggtAACTTCAGATTTGTTGAACGGTTTGCATTTTATGAGCGTGCCAAGAAGTCATTTGCTGTTGTGGCAACTGG GGAGACTGCACTGTATGGAAATCTCATAATCAAGAAAGGTGTCATTCCGCCTGGTGAACAGTGCTAA
- the LOC113056991 gene encoding uncharacterized protein LOC113056991: MIRFSVLVCLSVLLFSTSAKPYRPREKVLGKAVQDTIDFDHPSGKMILGMKEVEPPQDMDITDSDIDPNMLIWKAVKKEIQQKYDRPEEDKDALYHSFDIKHPADGKQPENYFQPLGHNQVRMHDKPEEDRDDLYHGMFDVAEEPMREEKDVIGGDVRPIYSSPEEDKDDLYHADVKGHQSDQQALPMNILPIRPKRVHTEPEVDLDALYHKQ; the protein is encoded by the exons ATGATCAG GTTTTCTGTTCTAGTCTGCCTATCAGTGCTGCTGTTCAGCACTTCAGCCAAGCCATACAGGCCCAGG GAAAAAGTGTTGGGCAAAGCAGTTCAGGACACTATAGA TTTCGATCACCCCAGTGGGAAGATGATCCTGGGAATGAAGGAGGTGGAGCCACCACAGGACATGGACATTACAGATTCTGACATCGATCCCAACATGTTGATCTGGAAagctgtaaaaaaagaaatacagcagAAATATGACAGACCTGAAGAGGATAAAGATGCTCTCTACCACTCCTTTGACATAAAACATCCAGCTGATGGAAAACAGCCTGAAAACTATTTCCAGCCACTGGGACACAATCAGGTACGGATGCATGACAAACCAGAAGAAGATAGGGATGATCTATACCATGGCATGTTTGATGTAGCTGAAGAGCCAATGAGAGAAGAGAAGGATGTAATTGGAGGTGATGTCAGGCCAATCTACTCAAGCCCTGAAGAGGACAAAGATGACCTGTACCACGCAGATGTTAAAGGACATCAGTCTGACCAGCAGGCTCTGCCTATGAACATATTGCCCATTCGCCCAAAAAGGGTGCACACAGAGCCAGAGGTAGACCTGGATGCCCTTTATCATAAGCAATGA
- the fuom gene encoding fucose mutarotase isoform X2, with protein sequence MILHKLSCSVTCFEMVILKGIPSIITPELLYVLAQMGHGDELVLADANFPTSSICKCGPVEIRTDGVGIPELLKAILKLFPLDTYDDSVAVMDLVHSDKFKGLKVPVWDQYSDLLKQAGSDGNFRFVERFAFYERAKKSFAVVATGETALYGNLIIKKGVIPPGEQC encoded by the exons ATGATTCTCCACAAACTTTCGTGTTCTGTCACTTGTTTCGAAATGGTTATACTAAAAGGAATCCCGTCCATAATTACGCCTGAATTATTGTATGTTTTGGCGCAAATGGGTCATGGAGATGAACTAG ttcttgcAGACGCAAATTTTCCAACATCATCTATTTGTAAATGTGGTCCAGTGGAGATAAGAACGGACG GTGTAGGTATACCAGAACTTCTGAAGGCAATTCTGAAGCTTTTTCCTCTTGATACCTATGATGATTCGGTGG CTGTCATGGATCTTGTGCACAGTGACAAATTTAAGGGTCTGAAAGTGCCGGTATGGGACCAGTACTCTGACCTCCTGAAACAAGCAGGATCAGAT ggtAACTTCAGATTTGTTGAACGGTTTGCATTTTATGAGCGTGCCAAGAAGTCATTTGCTGTTGTGGCAACTGG GGAGACTGCACTGTATGGAAATCTCATAATCAAGAAAGGTGTCATTCCGCCTGGTGAACAGTGCTAA